In a genomic window of Sutcliffiella sp. FSL R7-0096:
- a CDS encoding gluconate:H+ symporter: protein MSGSMLILIAAAAIFVLLFLVIRTKLHAFVALLLVSLLVGIAAGMPLNEVIASVQNGMGGTLGFVAVVVGLGAMFGKMLEVSGGAERLAQTLMKKFGEEKSQWALGITGFLVAIPVFFDVGFIILVPIVYGLAKKTGKSLLHYGIPLLAGLAVTHSFIPPTPGPIAVADLIGADLGWVILFGVIAGIPAMILAGPVFGKYIGKKIHVVVPKYMEIDEDKVYDKDLPGFGLIASIILVPLVLILVNTFSTVIYEEGHIVREITTFVGHPFVALTIATLLTFYFLGTKRGYTKQDVQDIATKALEPAGIIILVTGAGGVFKQVLIDSGVGDVLGEMMAGSALPPIVLAFLIAAAVRVAQGSATVSMVTAAGLITPLIGIMGLEGPVLGLIVISIASGATVLSHVNDSGFWLVNRYFGLDVKDTLKSWTMMETIIGLVGFAVAVTLGIFIG from the coding sequence ATGTCAGGATCCATGCTAATCCTAATCGCAGCAGCAGCCATATTCGTGCTATTATTCCTAGTCATCCGCACAAAACTACACGCATTCGTAGCCCTGCTACTTGTCAGTTTACTAGTAGGTATCGCAGCAGGCATGCCGCTAAATGAAGTCATCGCATCCGTCCAGAACGGGATGGGAGGCACCCTCGGCTTCGTTGCAGTCGTAGTCGGACTTGGTGCCATGTTCGGTAAAATGCTAGAAGTCTCAGGAGGAGCAGAAAGACTTGCTCAAACCTTGATGAAGAAATTTGGAGAAGAAAAGTCCCAATGGGCACTTGGTATCACCGGTTTCTTAGTGGCGATACCGGTATTCTTTGATGTAGGTTTCATCATTTTAGTGCCAATCGTTTATGGCTTGGCGAAAAAAACAGGTAAGTCTCTTTTACACTACGGTATTCCATTACTAGCTGGACTTGCTGTAACGCACAGCTTCATCCCGCCAACTCCGGGACCGATTGCGGTTGCTGACCTGATCGGCGCAGACCTAGGTTGGGTTATCTTATTCGGTGTTATCGCTGGTATTCCGGCCATGATTTTAGCTGGACCGGTGTTCGGTAAATATATTGGTAAGAAAATTCATGTTGTGGTTCCAAAGTACATGGAAATCGATGAAGACAAGGTATATGACAAAGATCTACCAGGCTTCGGATTGATTGCATCTATCATTTTAGTACCTTTAGTATTGATTTTAGTGAATACGTTTTCAACGGTCATCTATGAGGAAGGCCACATCGTTCGTGAGATTACGACATTTGTCGGTCACCCATTCGTAGCATTGACTATCGCAACGTTATTGACGTTCTACTTCCTTGGAACAAAGCGCGGATATACGAAACAAGATGTACAGGATATTGCGACAAAAGCGCTTGAGCCAGCTGGTATCATCATCCTTGTAACAGGTGCCGGTGGGGTATTCAAGCAAGTATTGATCGATTCTGGTGTTGGTGATGTTCTTGGTGAGATGATGGCAGGTTCTGCATTGCCTCCAATCGTTCTCGCGTTCTTGATCGCAGCGGCAGTTCGTGTGGCCCAAGGTTCCGCGACGGTCTCTATGGTGACGGCAGCAGGTCTGATCACACCGCTTATCGGTATCATGGGTCTTGAAGGACCTGTGCTTGGTCTGATCGTTATCTCGATCGCTTCCGGTGCAACGGTTCTATCCCATGTGAACGACTCTGGATTCTGGTTGGTGAATAGATACTTCGGTCTTGATGTAAAAGACACCTTGAAGTCCTGGACCATGATGGAAACAATCATCGGACTTGTCGGTTTTGCAGTAGCGGTAACTCTTGGTATATTTATAGGATAA